In the Ictidomys tridecemlineatus isolate mIctTri1 chromosome 10, mIctTri1.hap1, whole genome shotgun sequence genome, GCAACAGGAAGAAGCAGCCAGCACTAAGGAGAAAGTGCTAGAAGATGTTTttgtgaaaggaaggaaagaacaatGGAGGAAAGCAAGGAGGAACATAGGAGTGGGCAAGAAGTTCAAGGGGGAAGAAGGAAGTAAAGTTTGGAGATAGGGCAAGGATGAAGGGGTAATTGACCAGAAGAGCTTGTCTTAGGATTTGCTGTACAGGACAGTAAGAGGTGAGAGCTGGTTGCAGAATGCCAGCTGAGACCCAAGCCCTTTCCTGGCTGTTGGGGCAGAACTTCTCTGGTACACTAGTTCCTTAGAAAGATTGTCTGAGTGCAGGACACAGCTAAGAAGGTGGGATGGAGGATCATCATGGATGTCACACTGACGTGCTGTTGGTTTTCCTACAGATCAGCCTACCAAAGCCCAAAGCCCAGCCAAGTGAGTATTTGTCCTCCCAAGACTGGGGGAGAGGGGCTGGTTTGGGAAGTCTCCTTGGGAAAACCATACAAGGTGCCTGTTACAGCCACTCTTCCATCCCCGACTCTTTTGTCCTCCAACAGACCAGACTCTGTACCTTCACAAGCTTTATTCCCTGATAATGACCAGAATGCACAGGCTTTCAGCTATTCTCCTATCCAGAACTGCTCCCTCCAGTCTTTCTCCTggatcctctttccttccctccttcatttCTAAGCTGCAACTTGTGTTCATCTGGTTTCCCCTCAGACTTGAACATGTCTTCCTGGACACATCCAGCTCCCCAGATCCTCTTGTCATTCTTGCTGCCTGTCCAGTCTGTCCTTTTCCCCTGATGAATACCCCACGAACCCCAGGCATCCTCTGCCCCAGCTCACCATCTCTCTCGTCCTTTCCTCTTCATCCTCCCATTACCATACTTTCCCAATTAaggtctctatctctctcttctctccctgcccagctgctcttctccccatctccaggtCCCTTCTTCTTCCAGAGACTCAGCCTGAGCAAGGGCCCAGAAAACCTAAATTTGTTCTGTTCTCCCAGTTTTAGCCAAGGCAGTACCCTCCCTACCTCTCCTAAGTGCCCCCAATACAAGCAGCTTCCCTCGAAAACCCACCTTTAGTTGGTGCTAAGACCTCTGCTGGACATCCCCACCAAGGGCTCTGATTCCTCTTCCAGGCAGCCTCCTTCTGGGGGGCCTAACACCATCACATTCATCCTGTGTACCAGGGCAGATTGTAGTGCCCCCCAAAAGGAGAACCAGCATGACTTGACTCCCTGTGCCCAACCTCTAACCTACTTCTCAACCTTTTGTCCCCATGCAGTGAACTCTTCTCAAATACTGAGGAGCAATATGAGAATGTTGAGTATAGAGGTAAGTCCTACCATCACCATTCCCAAGCTTCCCAggcccttccttcttcccccaaaCACCTGCTACCTCCACATGCACCACCTCTGTGCTCTCCCCCATTCTGTTCCTCACTTTTTCCCTCCCATGTGACCTGCCCATAACCTAACGATACTGGGTGCCACAGCCCCTATCATTTGTCCACCTGTCTGCCATACCACTTGTTCTCAGCACTCCTTGGTTTTCCCCTCCATAGGACACAACATACACTTGAAAGTGAAACCTGAGGTAAGCAGCTCAAACTTGGCCCTGAAGGAGGTAAGGGGGATTTGGAGAAGGTAGTATGCAAGGAATGGAGGGCCTGTGGTGTAGGCAAGGTACTCAAGATATAGGTCTTTGCTTTAGGAGAGGAGAGCCAGGCCCCAACATGACTTGACTCCCTATGCCCTATACTCCCTATAACTTATTTCTTCAGAACAGAATATAGGTTCTTTTCTGGGGAGCCTCCATTCTGGGGTCTaggcccttctctcccctccaagGGACAAGGCCACATGATGAGCTGGTGGGTTCAGCCCTTTGGCATCATTCTAACTTCTTTTTCCTGAGACAAGTTGGTTACTGAAGCCTTGGTTTGGGGAacttgaaattttttcttaaagcCTAGATGCAATGAGAATAAAGTTCAGAGTCCTATAAGGCAAGATTATGCTGGCTTAGTAAGATTCTAAATacctatgcaaaaaaaaaacgtATCTGTGGAAAAGATCGCAGTATAAAGAACATGGGCTTTTGGGTCAGAAAAAGTTGGATTAAAGCCACTAACATCCTCTTCTTTTGGTTCTCACCCAGGAAGACAACATTGTCTatgcctccctttccctctctaaCTTGACCTTGCCAGGAGCAGCTCCGAGCCACACTCTTCATGGGGGCTCCCCAGAAAAGAGCCTATATTCTGTTCTGAAGACCTAAAGAGTGGGGTTGAAATGATGATCTTAGATTCAACTATgcttagggctggagttgtggctcagccgtagagcacttgcctagtacatgcaagGACCTGAGttcgatcttcagtaccacataaaaaataaaaaataaaaaaaattaagaatatttttaaaaaagaatcaactaTGCTTCCAATGGGAAAAATCACAGCTTCCAATTACTAAAACCAGACAACTCAGAAATCAGGAAGTTTGAAGGACACAAAGAATTTGGTACAGCCATTTATAGTCAAGCCATCtcctctagaattttttttctcagtgactATCTCAGGCCAGGAAACACAAATCCCCCAACCCTGGTAGCCACCACAGAACCAAGGACTGCTTCTGATCTAACCATCATCTACCCTCACCGTAACCACTAGCATTATTCTAATTATTCCATCACCTCATGAAAACATCAATCCTACTTAGACCATGTGCCCATTTGAGGCATGAAGAGATAGTTCAAGTGCTTGCCCAAGGCTATAGAGCTGGCTAGTATCACTGAGCCAGGATCTGAACCCAGACCTACCCTTTTGGAGGTTCTCCCAGGACTCAGGTCTCACTGCCTTCCCCAGGTCCTATGACATGCAAGCCTCCCATCAGAGGCACTGATATGCCACAGTAACATGTGGAAGGAAAGAAGCCAAAATGAAGCACTGCTTAGACAGAAGCCAAACAAATCACATCAGTAACCTGCTTTATTAACACATAAACTACACAACTGACTTGAACTTGTAGCCAACTAACAACCCCAAAATTATCAACTGCTCAGGGGCCCCCCAAGAGACTCCCCTGCTGCAGAGAATAGTAGGATAAGAGCAGAGGACTACTCCTCAAAGAAGGCTGCAGGGAACCCCTCTGCATCCTCTCCATGCTGTGGCTCCCCTTGCTCCTTGGACTCTCCTCCAATATCTTCCATGAGTTGCTCCAGGTCCAGGTCACTGGAAGCTTCATCTTCAGTGGGGATACTTTCAGCCTTCTTAGTCGGTGGTTCCTGGGGTCTAGGCCCTTCTTTCCCCTCCAAGGGACAGGCCATGTGATGAGCTGGTGGGGTCAGGCCCTTCGGCATCATTCTAAGTTCTTTTTCCTGAGACAAGTTGGTTGCTGAGGCCTTGGTTTGGGGAacttgaaattttttcttaagGCCTAGATGCAATGGGAATAAAGTTCAGAGTCCTAAAAGGCAAGATTATGCTGGCTTAGTAAAATTCTAAATACCTATGCAAAGAAAACATATCTGTGGAAAAGATCACAGTATAAAGAACATGGGCTTTTGGGTCAGAAAGACTTGGATTAAAGCCATGGATATCCATATGCTCAACATGGgtcttaaaacaaattttaaactcTTTGAGTTTCATCTGtcctatatttaaaatgtcaaatatcCAATCATAAAgctacagaaataaagaaaagaaacaagcagGAAAGTACCCATCTAGCCAGTATATAGTAACATTCAATAAACATTCTCTTCTCCTCAGTATTCTCCCCTCCCTGGAATCAATCAACTCAAAACCCATCATGCTTTCATACTGTGTGTGCCGGGTAAATGTGAGGCATGCGCTTTCATTCtgattttcattccttctttaaTGTAATGAAAAGCTGTAGAATTTTTCAGAAATGATCCTGGAGAGGATATGCAGTTATGGACCTCGTTTCTCCAGTGTTTTATACCTTGAGCCTTACCTGGCTGGTCCAGATCAGAATTCCtttgtccttctttccttcccgTAATAGGTGCAGGAGGCACTATGGATTCACTGCCCAGAGGTCTCTTCACTATCTTCTTTTTTAGGGTCCTGTCTTGTCTATCTGCCATGGCTGCTTCACCCCAAACCCAAAAATATcaaggacatttttttctttctcaataacAACTTGGAAAGGGCAGACTATCTCCCAACATTTAGCCTCTGCCTTGCTCCACATCTTCTGCTCATTCTCAATCTAGTGAGCTCTCTCAGTGGCTTCCAGTTCCCCATCCcgcttgtttttttttgtttgtttgtttttgttttttacatccCGGGggcccctccctcccccgccccatcttttccttctcttcactgTTCTCCTGAGAGTCGGCCTTCTCTAGGAAGCCATCCTTATTGGCTAAGAATTTAAAACTTCCCATCTTTAAcctaacattttataaaacacagAAATGAGGAACCTACAGTTTCTTCCCTGATACAATCAGCTAGTCCTGCCTGTGTTTTCAGGTCTTGGAGCTGAGATAGATGGACCCAGCTACCTGAAGACTCCTAATACTCTCTGCTTCTGCCCTGCCTTAACTGTGAGACGCAGCCCCTTTCCAGCAGGCTCGCTTACGTCTTGCCTTGGGCTTTTTTGAATGTGTTTTGGTTGGCTTTGGTCCAGGCAAAGTTGGATCCTGTGAATAGAATAGGGGAAAAAAGGATAAATTCAGTCATATAACTGTCTTAATAGACTGGGATGTTATAGAATAGCGGGTGGGTTTTAGGGAATCAACGGTCACCTTCCCATTTTGTTTGGTATTAGTCAATGCAAGGTTTTAAtgcataaaaaaaggaaataaagctaGGTCACAAGCATGGTAAAAgctgataaattaaaaattaaaaataattaaaagagaaagtgaaaaatctatattttatattcctgAATAAGAGATGCTAAGTAACTGAGTGAATGAATATCCTAAGGGTccacagaggaaagaaaagagtaaaaaagCAATCTGCTCTTCTCTCAAATTTCTCCAGAAAGGACCACAGAAATATGGTATAAattgagattttaataaaaaaaaatgttctaaagatGTGAGAAATTGAGGGAACAAGGACTGCAGAGAGCCTCCCTTGGTGGAGACCTCTAGGACATAAGACCAGCCAGCTGGTCTCACCTGAGACAGAAATGAAATGGATAATAGCAAATGTAAACGCATCACAACCAGTTCCTTACAGGACTCTCCTAAAAGGCGATCCTGATATAACCAATATTTAAAGCTAATCTtactctcttctcttctttctcctcctctatctctgattcctcctcttctttttccaagTAGGACTCTGGGCTATTAGCCCCAGAAAGTATTAGGtctaaaacaggaaaagaaaagaaaggctaaataatttttacaaaaaaaagttggTGAATTATGAAGCTGATGCCAGAGAATCCATCTTCTAACTCTGCCTTCTGTGTCCAAATGatattttcctcataaaattaGTTCCCAAATATCATGATTCTACCCTCTTCAAAGCTCATTACTATCCATCTACATTCTCTTTTCACCCTCTTTTTCCCCATTCTTCTCTCCATCCATCTGTCGATCCATCCTGAATACTGGATCAATGAAATTCACAAGAGTCTCCTATTACAGAATCCAGAACCAAGCTTGAGCTGCCACTTTCATGGAAGagtctctccccttcctcttcagCCTCCCCCTCCACTTCTACCTTTTCCATTTCCACTGCTGTCAGATCCACTGTAACGGCTCCAGAAACCAAATAAGTTGACCCGCTCCTGAGGgaaccaagaaacaaaaacatcatCCACTATCTTCCTAAGGGAGCCTTTGCCCTCTGTCTTCTAAATTTTAGTTCTGAcaaaatttgtattcattttccACACCATTTTCACTTGAAATATTATATTAGGCCTATCTGGACTTTTATAGAGATTAACTGTAATCTATTTTCCCAGTTTATTCATAATTCGACAAGTAACAGGGAAAGAGAAATTCAGTTCGTCATTCTCAACCCCACCCTTACCCCCATAGGCAGAATCTGAGACTGAAAAACTCTCAGATTAAAAGAGATTAGGGTACAAATATCTGAGACTTGAAGTTAAATAGGGAGGTAGGCTGACCTCTACCACAAACTGTCTCTTTGGGCTGAGAGAAGATCCCACTTGTTCAAGGACATGGGAAGAAATGGATGACTTCAGGAATCAAGGGAATCTGGTATTAGAAAAAAGAGTAGTTCTAAGATAACAACTATGGAATGCAGTGGGGAGTATGGTTTTCTTTGTGTCTAAGTCCCAAATAAAAGCAAGTATGTGATCTGAACACTCTCCCACCCCAATGTTGATCTGTTCTGCCTTCTGAGCCATCATGATGGCTGCCACCAGTTTCTGGCTGTAGTCCTTATTCCTGCACTTTTTCTGAAATGGAAGAAGATTACAGTCAATAACAGACACTGCTTTAAAGATCAgtcaataataaatattagagaaGTGATCCCAACATGCTGCAACCCACCAGACAGTATTTTAACTATTTGTTTCCAATTATTGATATGACACTCCTCTGTTCTCAGTCTTCTGCACTCAGAAACAGCACTCCTCTTCCTTCTAATAAACCTCTCACCAATTCCTAGAAAATTTTTCAATTGACATTTTGGTCTCCAAAGTAAATGTAAAggagtttacatttttttaagcTTCTCACAAGTTTCTTTAGATTCAACTGTTTGATttaattctgtttccttttctaagACCCCTGAATTGCTGGGCCTTTGCTCATCTTATAGCCACTGGACACAAAGTAACTCTAAGAAGGAAATATGACATACTTAACCCAGAAAGGCTTTGTGCCCCagagacatttggcaatgtctggagacaatTTTTCGTTTGTCATGACTAGAAGCAGGGTCGGGGCAAGGCTAGATGCCAGAAGACCCCAGGGATGTTGATAAACGTTCTATAGTGCACAGGACAGCCCTCCACAACAAAAGATTATCTGATCCAAAATGTCCACAGCACTGAGAATGGTAAATCCTAAATTAATCTGGGCCCTCATGTCTGTCAGTCCTGATTTGGCTCAACTGTAGAGTACCTTCATCTTCAGGAAGGTCCACTATCTGCAAGCAGGGAAGGAGACTGAAAAAAATTGTTACCTTACTGCAACCCAGCAAAAAGAAGAATGCCTCGTGTACAATCTTACCCTTGGCATGACTGATCAGACCAAAGACCATCTCCAGACAGTTTCCCCTAGGAGCAGACTACACTTAATAAAGGGAAGATTTTTGTCTTCCAGTTCCTTGTATCACAAGAGacaccccccacctccccacacacaccccccaccccGGTCCACACAGGTTTGCTCACCATTCCCGCTAGCTCCAGGGACAGCTCCTGGAAATTCTTTAGCATGTTGACTGGGATCCAAGCACGAGAAACTGTTTCTCCAAAAAATGTCACGTGGTATTTAGACTGTAATAAAAGATAGTCTGTTTGGCTCTTGACCTCTCTACTTTTCTCCTCTTGCCACAAGAAgtggagaaagataaggggactTACAAAGAAGGTGTTGCGCTTCATATATTCCCTGAAGTCTGAATCCCCTACTCCACCTCATCCCACTATTCCTTCATTTTGACCTCAGGAATTCTAGTCAAAGCATCTTTATCAAATCATAAATGCCCTACAAATGGGTAAAGAtttaattagggctggggatgtggctcaagcggtagcacgtttgcctggcatgcgtgcggcccgggttcgatcctcagcaccacatacaaacaaagaggttgtgtccgccaaaaactaaaaaaaataaataaataaattctctctctctttcaaaaaaaaaaaaaagatttaattaaaCACAAGTTTATTTCTTGGGGTGAGAACTTACCTCCATATTTCTAGCTCTAATTAAGGTCTTTTTTGCACTCAAGTCTGCTGCCTAAATCTATGTTTCCAACTCTAAATATCTTTTAGGATGGATATGCTTGTTTATTACTCACCGGCAGAGAATCAAGatgagaagcaaagagaaaatattccccCAGGTCAGGATCAGATTCGACCATGCCTGGCCACCTGGGGAAGAGAGACAGGCATAGGGAATACAAGAGAAGACATCAGATAAACAGAACACAAGCTAATCAATATATCTGTACAGAAAAAGGCAATACATTTAGTGAACAAAGGATACAAAAGGTCCATCATTAGCCCCTCCAGTGGTCACTTTCAAATGACTAAAGTGACTTCCATCAATGTACACAGAAGGTCAGAGTCTTCCTAGTAGAGTTGTCTTACTCTTATGCACATTCCCACAACCGTGAGTACAAAATCTCTAAGGAAGAAACTATCCTAATCTTCCTCATTCTCTTCACTTTGCGTGTTCTCAcaactcaatattttaaaatgccttgGATCCCCCCCCTCCATTTTCTACCCAGGTATGGCAGCATTGCCAGACCTTTCTTCCTGAAACCTCAAGAAAACACACTCTTTCAAAACCCTCGAGCTTGATATTTTATCTTCTCCCTCACCTCATGATTCCCCAACCTATGACTGGGAAAAACAATGCTCAGAGAAAATAATTACTTGCTAAAGATCAGTCTAACTTAAGTTAGACCTTAACTTTGAGAAACCTTAGAAAGACCTTGTTCTTTCTAAGGCAAGTACTGTTCCCATTACAAATATCTGccatttctttccctccctgcttGAATCTACCACTCCCAAGCTCAGGATGGATGTTTTCTCTTTATCATGGTGCCCTACCAGGGGTAACCATACTGCTTGGCCCAGATGATGGATCCTGGGACATAGGAGGCATAGGCCACATCACTCTCACGCCCTGTCCAGATCTCCTCAGGAATATCACAGCGATTATAATCCAAGTCTGccaagagagagaaggaataaaAGGATAGGAAGACACTCATGAGGTAGAAATCTAGATGCAGGTTGTGAGAGAACAAGACGTAAGTAGTATAGGAAGCAGGCAGAACAAAAGTAGCACCTAGAGGAAAAGAATAGAGACCCATGGAAGAAATGCAGCCTGAGCCAGGAGAATTAGGAATGCTACCTCCTGATACTCTATATAGAGATTCCAAACTCCCACTTACAAACCCTGGTGTGACTCTGTTCCCATCCATGGAGCAGTATGAGAGTAATTTCTCAGAGACTattttctcatgtgtaaaataaCTGAGCTAGACAAGAtcatcattatttcttcaaagtaGTTTCAAACATTCTATAATTCTGCTTTCCCCTATAAATCCCATATTCCTTGCTATCTACCAGCCCAATATTCTAATCAGGATTGAAAGGATCAGACTAAtactgaagaaaatgaaatttacacAATACATATATTCAGAATTCCAGGCCCTTTTCTTCGTGTAACTCTACCGAATGTCTTTCTCCCACTATTTATGCCCATAGTCATCTCCACAGGATAAGAAGCTCCTTTCTCCCAGTCACTACAAGGCCCCCTTGAGCGTAAAATACACCCATGTCATAGTTAATCTAAGGGATACATatcaggaaagaaggaagaacaataaaacttgaaaaaaaaattctacttttttctACCTGTATTCTGGTCACAAGACCAATTATCTGGGAGAATTGAAGGGTCAATGTTCCCACGCAGCCGCCTCCATTTCTCACAGTTTGGAGAGGAACACTGGACCCAAACTAAACATTGACCtgtgacaagaaaaaaatttttcataaaggACTCAAAAATAGGTTATTCCTTCTTCAATCCAACTAAAAATCAATATAACTTTCCCACTCCCCCAGAATCACATCTCTATATAAATCTTACATATCAACTAGTCCAATCCCTACCCCATGACTGGGAAAATCAATGCTCAGAGAAGATAATTATTTGCTGAAGATCAGACTAAATTAGAACTCGGAATTCAAGCAAGCAGAAGGATAGTTTCCTGTATTAATAGTTCTTAGATAAAAAGATTGCCTTAGGGATGCgggtatagctcagcagtagagtgctggcATAGCATGTGTTGGGCCCAATGTGTTCAGtccaatccccaacactgccCCCCCATCAAAAAAAAGTTGCCTGGTATTTTTCCTGAGAGTGCTTCATTCTCTGTTGTATGACACTACTGAAAGGTTCTTTTGAAGGGCTAACCAGCCTCCCTTGTGTTCAATATACAGTTCTTATCTGAATCTGTTACCAAATCACCAAATTGAAACCTGTAAGACCAACAGCCCTGGGTTCACCCTCCTCCCAAATACACTGATCTAAGTCTAGCACTTCTCTCCCATTTGCTTTGGGCCCCAAAGGCCAAGCCTCCATTTATCCATTACCTTCTAAATTCCCATCTCAGCCTCTATATTCCCACATCTTGACTTCATGTCCCACACACTTCCCCTCCCAAACTCTTCCAGAGTGTCCTTTGAAATTCCATAGACTTGAGCAACAAATGTTCACATatacttaacctctgagcctcTGCCTCCTTTATGAAGCCTGAAGACATACTAATGACACTCAACCTCACCTCTACCCGAGCCCTCTAAGTGGATTCTGTCCCTTCTCACACTGTCCATCTCTCTCAGGACAGAATGTTGCGCCAGCATCATCCTTACTCCCATTGCTACTATATTTAAGTCTCTTCTTCCTTTGAGATTCTACCATTCTTTCATCTCCCCTGTAAATATGCTGGTATCCAGCTatcttattttcttccatttctagaCTTCAGTCCAGATGACCACAGGAAAACCACCCAAAAAATCCCCATTCTCTCAGTTCCTTAAATTTTTCCTTCATGCCACCTCAGTAATCCACTCTCACTTCCACATGCCCCAACCAGCCATCTACGGGAATCGTAAACCCTTTGAACCATTTattcaaatatcttctctgacaaaaaaaaaaaaaagagccctgtctgggctggagttgtggctcagtggtagagtgcacaaggcatgcacaaggcactgggctcaatcctcagcaccacataaatttaaaataaagatattgtgtccagctaaaactaaaaaaaaaaaaaaatccctgtccTCTCCTACCTCACCTATTCAATGAGCCCTATAGCAACTTTCTCAATCCACTATCTCCTCCTATCTTCTCTGCTTGGTAACAACCTCTATTCTTCACTCTGAACCAATCACCTTTGGTTCTCTAACACTTCCCTAGACTCTCTTGCAGACATCTTCAGCTGCCTTTTTATCTGTCCTTTCTTCCACCCATGACAAAACACCACCTTGAATGAACccagtttcttccttttctgtgctTACACTCCTGAAACTGAAAGTTGCTAGAGAAAAACCAGGCACGTAGGTATCACTATATTTTCACAATTCATATCACCAACCATTATGTTCCTCTGGTAAGTTCACTCTCTCATGTGAAAGCAATAATTATTCACAAGAAAATTAATGGAAAGAAACCACTCTAATGATATAAAACTGGATATTTATGGCTTGGGATGAAATATCCAATGAcagcaattttttaaagtttctgttcAAACAACTGAAAGGAAAAGACAATGTGCTCTGAAAAACTGATGTTCACCATATGTGGTTCCAGGATAATGAAGACTGATGTCATAGACACACATTAACAGCATTTCAATTGGCCATTCATTCCATAAACACTAGCAT is a window encoding:
- the Zcwpw1 gene encoding zinc finger CW-type PWWP domain protein 1 isoform X6; amino-acid sequence: MGSGLNFAETTCVQTNSQSDKEPGIASATDNDNAVGERKMIPHTPETSASVEDVPEIRTSKSAQLVPAPSEKKFNRLSLSKRKREAQDEKMEKVQGGHECREKDHPEKIIQGDSQIRGQQKGEESGFGQCLVWVQCSSPNCEKWRRLRGNIDPSILPDNWSCDQNTDLDYNRCDIPEEIWTGRESDVAYASYVPGSIIWAKQYGYPWWPGMVESDPDLGEYFLFASHLDSLPSKYHVTFFGETVSRAWIPVNMLKNFQELSLELAGMKKCRNKDYSQKLVAAIMMAQKAEQINIGERVNLFGFWSRYSGSDSSGNGKDLILSGANSPESYLEKEEEESEIEEEKEEKRDPTLPGPKPTKTHSKKPKARPAMADRQDRTLKKKIVKRPLGSESIVPPAPITGRKEGQRNSDLDQPGLKKKFQVPQTKASATNLSQEKELRMMPKGLTPPAHHMACPLEGKEGPRPQEPPTKKAESIPTEDEASSDLDLEQLMEDIGGESKEQGEPQHGEDAEGFPAAFFEE
- the Zcwpw1 gene encoding zinc finger CW-type PWWP domain protein 1 isoform X1, which codes for MMTTLQKKEECGKGSKKPFAPPTQKLHSMIPHGPNSHRDETLGISSPVAEAKASPPKARLEKEEKATTEDGPGVGQEKKGKAQDKPAEKKEKGKSSLTNAEFEEIVQIVLQKSLQECLGTACGMGSGLNFAETTCVQTNSQSDKEPGIASATDNDNAVGERKMIPHTPETSASVEDVPEIRTSKSAQLVPAPSEKKFNRLSLSKRKREAQDEKMEKVQGGHECREKDHPEKIIQGDSQIRGQQKGEESGFGQCLVWVQCSSPNCEKWRRLRGNIDPSILPDNWSCDQNTDLDYNRCDIPEEIWTGRESDVAYASYVPGSIIWAKQYGYPWWPGMVESDPDLGEYFLFASHLDSLPSKYHVTFFGETVSRAWIPVNMLKNFQELSLELAGMKKCRNKDYSQKLVAAIMMAQKAEQINIGERVNLFGFWSRYSGSDSSGNGKDLILSGANSPESYLEKEEEESEIEEEKEEKRDPTLPGPKPTKTHSKKPKARPAMADRQDRTLKKKIVKRPLGSESIVPPAPITGRKEGQRNSDLDQPGLKKKFQVPQTKASATNLSQEKELRMMPKGLTPPAHHMACPLEGKEGPRPQEPPTKKAESIPTEDEASSDLDLEQLMEDIGGESKEQGEPQHGEDAEGFPAAFFEE
- the Zcwpw1 gene encoding zinc finger CW-type PWWP domain protein 1 isoform X7 is translated as MIPHTPETSASVEDVPEIRTSKSAQLVPAPSEKKFNRLSLSKRKREAQDEKMEKVQGGHECREKDHPEKIIQGDSQIRGQQKGEESGFGQCLVWVQCSSPNCEKWRRLRGNIDPSILPDNWSCDQNTDLDYNRCDIPEEIWTGRESDVAYASYVPGSIIWAKQYGYPWWPGMVESDPDLGEYFLFASHLDSLPSKYHVTFFGETVSRAWIPVNMLKNFQELSLELAGMKKCRNKDYSQKLVAAIMMAQKAEQINIGERVNLFGFWSRYSGSDSSGNGKDLILSGANSPESYLEKEEEESEIEEEKEEKRDPTLPGPKPTKTHSKKPKARPAMADRQDRTLKKKIVKRPLGSESIVPPAPITGRKEGQRNSDLDQPGLKKKFQVPQTKASATNLSQEKELRMMPKGLTPPAHHMACPLEGKEGPRPQEPPTKKAESIPTEDEASSDLDLEQLMEDIGGESKEQGEPQHGEDAEGFPAAFFEE
- the Zcwpw1 gene encoding zinc finger CW-type PWWP domain protein 1 isoform X2 gives rise to the protein MMTTLQKKEECGKGSKKPFAPPTQKLHSMIPHGPNSHRDETLGISSPVAEAKASPPKARLEKEEKATTEDGPGVGQEKKGKAQDKPAEKKEKGKSSLTNAEFEEIVQIVLQKSLQECLGTACGMGSGLNFAETTCVQTNSQSDKEPGIASATDNDNAVGERKMIPHTPETSASVEDVPEIRTSKSAQLVPAPSEKKFNRLSLSKRKREAQDEKMEKVQGGHECREKDHPEKIIQGDSQIRGQQKGEESGFGQCLVWVQCSSPNCEKWRRLRGNIDPSILPDNWSCDQNTDLDYNRCDIPEEIWTGRESDVAYASYVPGSIIWAKQYGYPWWPGMVESDPDLGEYFLFASHLDSLPSKYHVTFFGETVSRAWIPVNMLKNFQELSLELAGMKKCRNKDYSQKLVAAIMMAQKAEQINIGERVNLFGFWSRYSGSDSSGNGKDLILSGANSPESYLEKEEEESEIEEEKEEKRDPTLPGPKPTKTHSKKPKARPMADRQDRTLKKKIVKRPLGSESIVPPAPITGRKEGQRNSDLDQPGLKKKFQVPQTKASATNLSQEKELRMMPKGLTPPAHHMACPLEGKEGPRPQEPPTKKAESIPTEDEASSDLDLEQLMEDIGGESKEQGEPQHGEDAEGFPAAFFEE
- the Zcwpw1 gene encoding zinc finger CW-type PWWP domain protein 1 isoform X4 encodes the protein MMTTLQKKEECGKGSKKPFAPPTQKLHSMIPHGPNSHRDETLGISSPVAEAKASPPKARLEKEEKATTEDGPGVGQEKKGKAQDKPAEKKEKGKSSLTNAEFEEIVQIVLQKSLQECLGTACGMGSGLNFAETTCVQTNSQSDKEPGIASATDNDNAVGERKMIPHTPETSASVEDVPEIRTSKSAQLVPAPSEKKFNRLSLSKRKREARQCLVWVQCSSPNCEKWRRLRGNIDPSILPDNWSCDQNTDLDYNRCDIPEEIWTGRESDVAYASYVPGSIIWAKQYGYPWWPGMVESDPDLGEYFLFASHLDSLPSKYHVTFFGETVSRAWIPVNMLKNFQELSLELAGMKKCRNKDYSQKLVAAIMMAQKAEQINIGERVNLFGFWSRYSGSDSSGNGKDLILSGANSPESYLEKEEEESEIEEEKEEKRDPTLPGPKPTKTHSKKPKARPAMADRQDRTLKKKIVKRPLGSESIVPPAPITGRKEGQRNSDLDQPGLKKKFQVPQTKASATNLSQEKELRMMPKGLTPPAHHMACPLEGKEGPRPQEPPTKKAESIPTEDEASSDLDLEQLMEDIGGESKEQGEPQHGEDAEGFPAAFFEE
- the Zcwpw1 gene encoding zinc finger CW-type PWWP domain protein 1 isoform X3, producing MMTTLQKKEECGKGSKKPFAPPTQKLHSMIPHGPNSHRDETLGISSPVAEAKASPPKARLEKEEKATTEDGPGVGQEKKGKAQDKPAEKKEKGKSSLTNAEFEEIVQIVLQKSLQECLGMGSGLNFAETTCVQTNSQSDKEPGIASATDNDNAVGERKMIPHTPETSASVEDVPEIRTSKSAQLVPAPSEKKFNRLSLSKRKREAQDEKMEKVQGGHECREKDHPEKIIQGDSQIRGQQKGEESGFGQCLVWVQCSSPNCEKWRRLRGNIDPSILPDNWSCDQNTDLDYNRCDIPEEIWTGRESDVAYASYVPGSIIWAKQYGYPWWPGMVESDPDLGEYFLFASHLDSLPSKYHVTFFGETVSRAWIPVNMLKNFQELSLELAGMKKCRNKDYSQKLVAAIMMAQKAEQINIGERVNLFGFWSRYSGSDSSGNGKDLILSGANSPESYLEKEEEESEIEEEKEEKRDPTLPGPKPTKTHSKKPKARPAMADRQDRTLKKKIVKRPLGSESIVPPAPITGRKEGQRNSDLDQPGLKKKFQVPQTKASATNLSQEKELRMMPKGLTPPAHHMACPLEGKEGPRPQEPPTKKAESIPTEDEASSDLDLEQLMEDIGGESKEQGEPQHGEDAEGFPAAFFEE